In Fusobacterium sp., one genomic interval encodes:
- the recG gene encoding ATP-dependent DNA helicase RecG has translation MKKEEYRDMYQPIEDAEIKYFDEKNTNKLKRLGIKSLYDLFYYFPRAYDDRTNIMKIGDLRGDEYVVLKATLLTVSAPPTRSGLKMVKATATDNTGIIELVWFQMPYLRKTLKIGEEYIFIGQIKRGYIYQLVNPEFKLGSNQQKLEAGEILPIYSTSKEMPQNTLRKLMKEAVKSKLYIFQENIPEEILKKYKVMDREHAMKEIHFPTNSKNLEEAKRRFAIEELLVLEMGILQKRFEMDSRNTSKYELEDKKTLVKEYLEKLTFSLTKAQKKVITEIYRDLSNGRIINRLIQGDVGSGKTIVSMVLLLYMVENSYQGVLMAPTEILAVQHYLSVKDKFEKLGVKVELLTGSFKGKVKQKLLDSIKEGEVDIVIGTHALIEENVEFERLGLIIIDEQHRFGVVQRKLLRDKGVLANLVVMSATPIPRSLALSIYGDLDVSVIDELPPGRKPIKTKWIATIDETKTMYEFIGKKLSQGRQAYFVAPLIEESEKLAAKSTEELLEEVNKYLPDYRIGVLHGRMKNADKDEIMSSFKNKELDIMVSTTVIEVGVDVPNATVMVINNAERFGLSALHQLRGRVGRGEYQSYCFLVSRTDNAVSKSRLQVMEETQDGFKIAEEDLKLRKSGEIFGTKQSGFSDLKFTDIVHDVKTIKLVKDICTDYLKENKGIIKNRYLKYDIEEKFKEN, from the coding sequence ATGAAAAAAGAAGAGTACAGAGATATGTATCAGCCTATAGAAGATGCTGAAATAAAGTATTTCGATGAAAAAAATACAAATAAGCTGAAAAGACTGGGAATAAAATCTTTGTATGATTTATTTTACTATTTCCCAAGAGCATATGATGACAGAACTAATATCATGAAAATAGGAGATCTTCGTGGAGATGAATATGTAGTTCTCAAAGCAACTCTTCTTACTGTGAGTGCACCCCCCACTAGGTCGGGGCTGAAGATGGTCAAGGCAACAGCTACCGACAATACAGGGATAATAGAACTGGTATGGTTTCAAATGCCCTATCTCAGAAAAACTTTAAAGATAGGAGAGGAATATATATTCATTGGTCAGATAAAAAGAGGTTATATATATCAGCTGGTAAATCCAGAATTCAAATTAGGAAGTAATCAGCAGAAACTTGAAGCAGGAGAAATACTTCCCATATATAGTACAAGCAAAGAAATGCCACAGAATACTCTTCGAAAATTGATGAAAGAAGCTGTGAAAAGTAAATTATATATTTTTCAGGAAAATATTCCAGAGGAGATATTGAAAAAATATAAAGTAATGGATCGAGAACATGCAATGAAGGAAATACATTTTCCAACTAATAGCAAAAATCTTGAAGAGGCAAAAAGAAGATTTGCTATAGAAGAACTATTAGTTTTAGAAATGGGAATCCTTCAGAAAAGATTCGAAATGGATAGCCGGAATACAAGTAAATATGAACTTGAGGATAAAAAAACCTTAGTAAAAGAATATCTTGAAAAGTTAACTTTTTCTCTGACAAAAGCGCAAAAAAAAGTCATAACAGAAATATACAGAGATCTTTCTAATGGAAGAATAATAAACAGACTTATACAGGGAGATGTAGGAAGTGGAAAAACAATAGTATCTATGGTTCTTTTGCTTTACATGGTAGAAAATTCATATCAGGGAGTATTAATGGCACCAACAGAGATACTTGCAGTACAGCATTATCTTTCTGTAAAAGATAAATTTGAAAAACTTGGAGTAAAAGTGGAACTTCTTACAGGAAGTTTTAAAGGGAAAGTTAAACAGAAACTTCTGGATTCAATAAAAGAGGGAGAAGTTGATATAGTAATAGGAACTCATGCTCTTATAGAAGAAAATGTAGAATTTGAAAGGCTTGGTCTAATAATAATAGATGAACAGCATAGATTTGGTGTAGTACAAAGAAAACTATTGAGAGATAAGGGAGTTCTCGCTAATTTAGTAGTAATGAGTGCGACACCAATTCCAAGATCATTGGCATTGAGTATTTACGGGGATTTAGATGTATCAGTAATAGATGAGCTTCCTCCAGGAAGAAAACCTATAAAAACTAAGTGGATAGCTACAATAGATGAAACAAAGACTATGTATGAATTTATTGGGAAAAAATTATCTCAAGGAAGACAGGCATATTTTGTAGCACCTCTTATAGAGGAAAGTGAAAAACTAGCAGCTAAATCTACAGAGGAACTTCTTGAAGAAGTGAACAAATATCTTCCTGATTATAGAATAGGAGTACTTCATGGAAGAATGAAGAACGCCGATAAAGATGAAATAATGAGCAGTTTTAAAAACAAGGAACTGGATATTATGGTATCTACTACTGTTATTGAAGTCGGAGTAGATGTGCCAAATGCTACAGTTATGGTAATAAATAATGCTGAAAGATTTGGACTTTCTGCTCTTCATCAATTAAGAGGAAGAGTAGGAAGAGGAGAATATCAATCTTACTGTTTTCTAGTATCAAGAACAGATAATGCAGTATCTAAATCCAGACTTCAAGTAATGGAAGAGACACAGGATGGATTTAAGATAGCAGAAGAAGATTTAAAACTTAGAAAATCAGGAGAGATATTTGGAACAAAACAAAGTGGATTTAGTGATCTTAAATTTACAGACATAGTTCATGATGTAAAAACTATCAAGCTTGTGAAGGATATCTGTACAGATTATCTCAAAGAAAACAAGGGAATAATAAAAAATAGATATCTGAAATATGACATTGAAGAAAAGTTTAAAGAAAATTAG
- a CDS encoding YebC/PmpR family DNA-binding transcriptional regulator, whose amino-acid sequence MSGHSKWNNIQHRKGAQDRKRAKLFTKFGRELTIAAKEGGGDPNFNPRLRLAIEKAKAGNMPKDILERAIKKGTGELEGVEFSEIRYEGYGPAGTAFIVDVVTDNKNRSASEVRMTFTRKGGNLGTDGAVAWMFKKQGVITVKSEGVDSDEFMMAALEAGAEDVSEEDGIFEVITDYTEFQTVLENLKAAGYTYEEAEISMNPENKVEITDLETAKKVMVLYDALDDLDDVQDVYANFDIAEELLDQLD is encoded by the coding sequence GTGTCAGGACATAGTAAATGGAATAATATTCAGCATAGAAAAGGTGCTCAAGATAGAAAGAGAGCAAAATTATTCACTAAATTTGGGAGAGAACTAACAATAGCAGCTAAAGAAGGTGGAGGAGATCCAAATTTCAACCCTAGACTCAGACTTGCAATAGAGAAAGCAAAAGCTGGAAATATGCCTAAGGATATATTAGAAAGAGCTATAAAAAAAGGGACTGGAGAACTAGAAGGAGTAGAATTTTCTGAAATCAGATATGAAGGTTATGGACCAGCAGGAACTGCTTTTATAGTTGATGTAGTTACAGATAATAAAAATAGATCAGCTTCAGAAGTAAGAATGACTTTCACTAGAAAAGGTGGAAATCTTGGAACTGATGGTGCTGTTGCTTGGATGTTTAAAAAACAGGGAGTTATCACTGTAAAATCTGAAGGAGTAGATTCTGATGAATTCATGATGGCAGCTTTAGAGGCAGGAGCAGAGGATGTATCTGAAGAAGATGGAATATTTGAAGTTATTACTGATTATACTGAATTTCAAACTGTTCTTGAAAATCTGAAAGCAGCAGGATATACTTATGAAGAAGCTGAAATTTCAATGAATCCAGAAAATAAAGTTGAGATCACTGATCTTGAGACTGCTAAGAAAGTAATGGTTCTTTATGATGCATTAGATGATCTTGACGATGTTCAAGATGTTTATGCTAACTTTGATATTGCAGAGGAATTACTAGATCAATTAGATTAG